The Phaseolus vulgaris cultivar G19833 chromosome 5, P. vulgaris v2.0, whole genome shotgun sequence genomic interval TTTGGTAAGTAAATGATAACAGACGAGCAAATATCACATTAAATCTTGGTCTTATTTAATCTTTATCATACTCTCAATTTTATGGATAAAAATACCAAAACAAAGATATACTGGAGAATTTAACAGTTTCTACATCAAGTATGTAATGGAAGTTTCATAATCTAAGGCATGAACAAATGCCTAGGAAAACAAACCTGCAGACAAACACTTGAAAAATATGAAGATACTTATTCGAAAGATTATAAATGGCATCTGCAATATGCTCCTTGCCAAACAGATAGACCACTGGATATCCTAGAAGCCATCTGAAGCAAGTAAATACAATAAAATGAGATACTCCCATCACATATATGGAATAAGATGAAAATAGCTATGCCATTCTATCAACCACTGTTGAGACAGCATAAGTTCATACTGGTTTCTCAAATAGACCGAATTTGGTGAAAATGCAAATTGCCTTCATACAAACTAATTTTAGTGAGTGTATTACCGTGACATACTACTCTAGTTTCCAGTTATCCATAACAGGTGACAATATTAACTTTCTAGTTTCATTGGCATTCAGGGTAAATATACCAGTGTAGACTGTAGACAGACAccaattttatttgaatttgaatcATCCCACTCCTTGAATTGAAAGAATCAGGTAGgacatagtaaaaaaaaaactgataatTGAAATTTGTTAAGTGTTGGAAGTGGAAGGGCTAAGAATCTGACACAATGAACTACCCATTCAGCAGAAAAAGAAGAAGTATAAGCTATAACATATTACAACATGCAAGCTGCATAACATTCCAGGCTAATAATGCCACAAACTGTACAATGTACATGGAACACTATTTATAAGACAGAGCATATACATGGATAGTCAGTAGAGTTGTGCGGAACaagaatttaattttaagaGAGTCTTCCGAGAAGAATGGGAACAAGGCTAATCAATCCTTTCTCCACCACAATTTTGCAATCATACCACACTGATAGCAATAAAGAAAATAGCAAAACAAAATGCGAAACCAGAAAATTGGCAGAGACCGGTTAGCATAATCCTTATAATCAGAGTCAGTCGAATCTACGTGCCATATGGGcgaaaaatatattgaaatgaATGAGAGGTGAAAATGTACATGTACATATATTGGTTGAAAGGGAATTAGAATTACCCATTCAAGGTGGGGACAGTGATGTCAGTGTTGTCCATGCAGTCACTGAGATCAATGCAGTCAGCAGTAGAACGAGAGGGTAAGCTCTGACTCTGACAAGTGGCGTTGGTTTCATCGGTACATTTGACCTCTTGCGACGGCGAGGGGTCAGTGGTTCTCTCAGGAGAGAATATCGTCAAAAACAACCTCTGAATCGATACCAGCTGCATTGCTAACTGGCTTTCCTCAATTTTTGTCACCATCTGAAGACACGCAAAAATGATTGACGAAACTGAAAGCATGAGAAACGGTAGAGATCGGCGGAAGTAGGAAGACCTTAGGGTTTTCGGATTGAAGGTCGACAAAGAGCAACGGTTGGCGAGAGTTGAAGGTTGAATTGAGAAAGTGCGTTAGTTCGGTTAGGTGTATTAAGTATATCATGTCTTGAATAACCATCAATCGAATATGCTCGAAAATCAGAGATTCCTGGAGTTAGAACTGAAGATGAGATAACGAACAACAGATAAGAGAACGAGAATAGAATATAAGAGAAGAGGATTCACCGTTTGTGCGAGTTGGAGGAGGGAAGAGAGGTGGTGTTGGAGCTGAGGCATGATTCCGCCGTAGTCTACCATTACAACCGGTCGCATTCTTGTGATCAGAGCAAGCATATCTGCAGCAACGCCATGAAAGGAATCAGAATCAACGATGAAAGAAAGAAGGAGATTGAAAAGAGAGAAGTGAGAAGAAAACCTAATTGCAAGCGACGCTTGGAAGAAGGTTTGAGGCGCCAATTGATATTGGTTAAACACGAATCCAACACCTTCATCCCTTCGTCCAATTCTGAAGCTTCCATTCGATTGTTGTTATCAATTCAATATCCTTTTTCCTGATACGCTTCTGATGTATATCACTTCAGTTCAGTTCAGTTGGCTGCAGTGCTTTGCACAGCACCCACTGCTTCCTGCAGTTGCTGTATCAATGTTAGATTTTGGGCCAGCCCAGCCATGATACCCATTAGCCCATATCAGGCCCATGATGCTCCCATCCTCACTCATCCTGGTTAATGTAAATTCTCCCTTCCCCTTGTAACTTTTTTATCTCTTCCAACTTATGAAATTCAGACACTCCTTTTAAATGGCGTGTCCGTATTGAACACACATATTGGAGACGATACTTATATGACACTCGTAGGACACTTATCGATTAAGTGTCctattcaaaaaatatttgttggatttttgacaATTATAACGCGGGTCcaacacaatttttaaaaactcaaatttattgtataaatttttattatgattataaaaataagaaacaaatcattttgaatcagccataaaaaaacatctttttactaaaaaaaactgaaacatacttagtgcacataaatctttattgtcaatttatataattcataattatataatatataaatctgtGTCCCTGTGTCTGTGCTACATAGCTTGCACCTCCATATTAAATGTGAAAAGtcggttttatttttctttaaacttAAATAATTCTAAATGAAGTATAATATCAGTTGCTTTCCTGCactatcatatattttttttcaactgCAACACTTTCATTTTTCTCTAGCTGTAGAGTTTGATTGATAGAGCAGTTCCACCATGAGGAACTTGTGTGAGAGAGTTGGTCAAAAGATTCGTTATATTCGACGTTCGAGTGcgtagataatatttttttagttttgtattcATTTTTGCATCTCGTTGGGTTTGTTTTTCTAGTGAACGACACAGTCACCACTAGTAAAAACATCATAAAATTTATCTTAACCACCAACATTCATCACCAGCCACCACAAGTAACCATCAACGAAGGTATTGTAGGAACTGAAAAAAAGTATGGAGGTCCAGGATAAATGTAAGAAGATTGAGGGAGAATTTGCAATCTTAACCATCCTAGGATGCTGTTGaaaattgtttgttttcttaattgtattttacatttattaattttatgaaaattattctttactgtttttaatttttgtagttaatagataataaattttatatgaattaataaGATGAATATATAAGAATGAAGAAGGAAGAGTAACCAAAATTGAAACTGAGTTCCCAAATAAAAGTAGACGTATTAATTAATACCAATCAGACCTATCCTGAACGCTAAGATGTGGGATTTTGATTCTAACTTGAGTTTGAATGAGTAATCCATTTTTACTATCTTTGCTAATTACCTATTCAATCCCATTCAACAAAAAATTAGTATTTACTAATTACCTATACACTAGATTAactagtaataataaataaaataaaataacattgttTCTTGCATACAAACAAAACGAACTCAAATTGGTGGGATCAATTGGGAAGATGTGGCCGTGGGAGAATCATGCAAGAAGCATACACAATGACTAAGGACAAAATTCTATGTTATCCAGCAACAGAACACGTAAAGTACAGTACTTATCAACTCCACGTAAGTTGCAAAAATTATTGTCCTTAGTGAAGTATGAATAATTGAATATACAGCATATGAACATGTCTGGTTGGAATAGTTTATTCTGAGAAAATAATAATCTTTCTCGACAGTTTACTAAAAGagcttttacaaaagaaaaaaacaattatttccCCATAATTAGTCTTTCCAATCATGCATGTAACATCTTATATGGAATCCTGTGCTTAGCCAAGATCAGGCACAGTGAAGtactcatcatcatcatcattattttgGACTTCAATCCTAGGCTTTTTCTGTGACATGTAGGACTTGGAGGTTCTGTATGAGGCAACACTGCTGCTATTATGAGTCACTGGAAGCTGAGGTACTTCAGCTGCAGCCAAGGCTTCCTGAATAAATTGTTCACCAAAAATACCTGCATCTGTAAGCCATTCCAGCTCTCCAAATTGTAGAGATTCCTTCTGAGCACAGTAACAAAACCAGAGTTACAAATATTATAAgggaagataaaaaaaactgaaatcaaGTTTAATACAAAGTTTTGTATAAATATATGGTTATTTTTCATACAAATTTGAATGCTTGATTATGTGGGCATGTGTCAAAATAAGTAAGAAAACAATTTTGTGCAGCATTAATTCAAGACAAACTCTTCAATGTAATTCTTGCCCTTATCAATCTCTTGATCAGAAAAGAATCAATGAAAACCAAACTGTGTTGATCACTCTTCATAACAAAAAAGATGAGTAAGTGTCTTATCTGATACTTGCATCGAAATTTTCACATCTTCCAGCCACATCAAACCAGATTATAATGTTCACATGTGCCATGATGATTGGCTACAACCCTTTTATTATTCTATATGGCAGTTCAAAGATGTCCAAATGCTACTAATTTATTTCAACTATAACACTCTAATTACTTAGTTGAGTTAGTTCATTATATACACATGCAACTAAATTGTTATGAAATAAAGTTGCTTCTTACTTTCTCAGGTGATTCATAGCCTGTTAATTCCAAAAAGTCATCAACAGGCCAAGAGGGTGTGAAGCTAGGCACTTGCTGAGAAGGAACTTTCGTGGAAACTTGTTGTGCATTCCTATTGGGAGGCTCCAAGTGACTATTTTCATTGTCTTTGGTGCATATCGAACTTGAAGCCACTCGGATACCAGTAGCTAGGAAGCGCTGGTGGTTTGCAGAAAGGCTTCCAGGTGAATGAATTGGTTCATCACAGTCCTGACAGAAGAGTGCTCTGTCTTCAACACAAAATATGAATGCTGGCTTGTCCTGTTGGTGGAGATTAAAAGAAGAAGACAAAAATGAGCAACAAAACAACCATAAAAAGTTTTTACAATTACAACATCCATCAGATCCATCAGACAACTGTATTCCCATTTCAGCAAAGGTATTAAGTCTTACACTATACTTTGAAATAACCAAAACCAGGTCCCATCAGTTAACCTAGCTCAAGATCCCAGTGTCTATTGGAAAAATCAGAACTAATTCTTCCTCTCTGGTATAATCCTACTTTCATAGTGAATGACATTTTCTGGACTAGTTTCCATGAGTTTTACTTCTCAAATTAAGaaacttgttaaaaaaattcTGTGTCATTATTCTACTTTGTTCTATTTTCTATTATCTGTTTATTGTTTCTGCAAGTGTCCAATTTGTATCTAAACCAAAGAGAGAGAATTACTTCTGATTTTTCTTTGGTCAACAAGTGTCTACATAATACATCTAATAAGAACAACATAGAAAATAGCAAGTGACATTCTCAGCGCACACCACCAGAAAGTCTAATCAAATGTTAATATGTCtttcagaaataaaataatacttgTCCAATGTTTAATAGGTTCGATTGGGCCTAGGTATAACATCATTATTAGCATGTCTATCGGTAACAACGAACAAGATCAACATAAAACTAGCTCATCAAATTATTGAGAGATGACTTTATGACATTATAAAACTAGAAGACACAGAAATTTAATGTTCTTACTTGGCAAATGTCACATCTGGGAAGCTTGTTTGATAGACATTGAAGAAGAAGCCTTTGGTGCTTGCTTGCAAGCTTGTTTGCAGCATGAACTTCAACATCACATTTGGCACACAGAGCTGCCTCATCTGCGCAACAAATCACTGTTGCTGGAGCTCTCTCACACACATCACACTGAATTTTCATGTTAgttcttttttcttcttgagCAACAATGAAACTGGTCCTtctttatcagaaaaaaatataCCAAAAAATTGTCACAAAAAGAAATACTCAGAACCCTTTAGCAGACAGGAGTTTGTAAGGCCAAAAAAAATGAGAACCATGGTGTAGAAAGATTAGGACAAGTTGTAGAGATGAGAACAAAAAAAGAACATAATTAACATTAGAAGTACTATTTAATGTGGTTGAGGACAGAAAAAGAAGTGTCTGGATGAGATTTGAGAGCATGTGAGGAAGATAAGGAGTTTGATGTTGCATTGCAGATCAGGTTCTGCAACAACAATAAAACCAACATGGATTAGTGGGGTCACCTTGTCAAAGGTTTTTGTGGCTGTGGATGCATCAACAAGTACAAACCATTTTTGAGTGGACACTGTATTTCCTAGATATTCATTCTATCATCTTATAATAAGACACCAAAAACAGCTGCATTGTACCTTTTGAAATCTGATGCAACtacttattttgaataattgtGTATGTAGATTAGTCTTCTTCATTATCAGACAATTTACATTCAAATCAGTAGCTTAATTTTCCAATGTTAACAGATCCTAAATATCTGTagcttaattttttttgttcatgcattacaaatataaataacaatagataggttattttttaaataactttattaaaataattctaTTATCTtgataaatacattatttttattaactataaatataaacattaatttaataaattaaaaattaacctTTCAGTACAAACTAAGAACAtcaatcaatttaaaattaaataaaatgactaaaatattttaagacgGTGTGATTAATTAAATGTTCAACCATCATGCATTGATATTTCAGTCAAAAAATTGACATATTCAATTAGATTGAATGAATCGTTATCAGAATCAGCCATGGCCACATATAACATTGTTTTTAGAAAacttgttattttaaaaaaaagtatcttataataatttaaacttttaaagAAGATAATAATTGAAAGGCTGCATACTTTGGTGAATTTATCTTGATACAAATTTTTCTTAATAGTTTAAATCAATCCAAGACTATATGCATGCTTGGTTTCTTTCTTTAGagatatttttaagtttttctatataattaaaaatatatatttttctaaaacaagtaaaataaaaacaggTAATAATGTAATTAAAAGTAACAAGAATTcactaaaattattttgtttaatcaatatattttataatacatcaaataaaaataagtttaaatagtagtatataagaaaaaaattcacatataaaaaattttaaaattttttggaTTGAAAGTGATGTAttgattttttatatgaaattttcATAACTTATTAATTATTAGTGTTGAATCAGCTCGACATTTTCCCATAGAAAAAATCTAAcaacatataatatataaaatattctttgttttattctttaattaaaaaaatgaaatcctTCTACTAAAAATTTACATTGAaggataatatatattattgagatgattttttttatttatttaaacaacATTACAAAGTGTTCACATAATCTCATTTTTGTTCAACCATGGAATGAAACATCTCATGGTAACAAGAACCAAAGATTGTGAACTCATTTTGATCCTAAAAACTCTTACTTTAACTCTTCTCTTAGACACCTTATGCATGCCCAAAACAACTCCCATGGCTGCTTCATTCACCTCCCTCACTGATCTCTTCAGCTTTTCCTTGAAGCTCCCATTATTGCTTCTTTCCAAACTCAAATGGTAACTGTTCAGAAACGCTCTTCTTGCCTCACAAAATTCACGACCACGCCTAGACCACCCTCCATGGTCGAGTTGTGGATTGTGTTCCACATGGGGCGATTCATCAGAAGGTTCATTTGGACCTACCTTGGAGTGTCGCATTACAAAAGTCCTAAGAAATAATGAGAACCACATGTGTGCATGTGTAGAAACATTAGTAGCAACAAAAGGGTTTATATAGTTAGTAACATGTTGGTTTGATTTAAGATAAACTTAGCTTAGTGGTTAAACCATAATGGAAATTAATATAACCAGGTTGGTAGCTTGGTTACACCCAAGATCAAGATTAATTAGCAAATCCTCAAAGTTTGATGCTTATAAATTGTTGATAACTTTAACTACCGTTGAAAGGCAATGAGATTCACAAACTTGCAGTGAGGTTTTCCTTTCTAGAAGGGATAGCGTAAGTCAAAAGTTACATGCTATTTaactattttcttcttcttgttcttcttctgaTTATGTTTTCAAGGTTTGAATTTGATTCTCCATGTGCATGGAATAAGCAAAAGGAGTTGCAACTTAACCATTAGAATTTACAAATCTTGCCAAATAGCAACAAAATTGTTGAAATTTGCAGAAGCGTGGTATAAACGCTACCAACTGCAATTAATTCACTCTAGTCAGCAATAACTGCAATTAGTTTCTCCAAAGTCTGTGGCTACTTATGGTGGTACTTACAAATGAAAAGAGTATTAAATGaaaagaatattaatatttagataATCTTACGCCAAATTAcaacttaataaaaaaacattacagTTATAAACTAATATCTTTCATTATATAATtgttaaagtaatatttttaaataatttttttattaagataaatTTTAGATGATTTTAATATTAGAATAAGAAGTTCACTTTAAGTTGAAGCAATTCTATTCAGATAACTAGAAAAAATACCCCAGATAACGAGTAACTCGTCAACTATAAACAGAGGAATTTACTTTAAAAGATATACATAACAATCCAGCCAAAAAAATGTAGCCATTCTTAAGTTTTCTAAGTTTCTGTAGTATTACAATATACTGACATATGCAAGAATTAAGGAATACAACAGATGCTATGAactcaatcataaaaaaatggCTAAAAGAATAATAATCATCCCAAATGGAACTCCATAACCCTTCAGTTCCTCCAATATATCTGCAGACAAAATCATTGTACAGAAAATGCAAAACGATTAAAACGTGTAGAAAATATATACAGGGCctttaaggccatataaagtCAGGTAACAGCTAACTCAATAGACATATATAAGGCCTAATAGTTTTTATACTTGGGAACATGTTTTATGTACAATACCTAATCTTATCTAGGCACTTTTAAATCCAAAATGAGAAACCAAACATAAGTGGATGTATGTTTATAAATTGAGGATGTTGAGAAAAACTAGATTTAACACAGAATATTTGGATGGTGGTCTTACATTTATAAAGCATCTGTAATCGTGTTATCAAAAGGGTTATCTTATAATCATGTCACAACTACAAAAAACTCACCAGTTTTTTACGTCAGTTGGATTATCTTTGTGATCTACTACAGGTTTAGCATGTTGTGAACCAGAAGAGGAGCCATCTTCTTGAGGACCTGAATGAAGAATATGGGAAAAGCCCTGTCCAATTGACTTCCACAATCTCGTAGGTAAAGATGTTTGTACATCGTCACAATTGACAGCAGATGATGGTTCAATTTCTCTAGCTGAAGCAGGATCAAGATCAGAAAATCTGAAAGCACCTAAAACTTTTTCTGGAAGCTCTGATTCAAGTTGGCTCTCAATAAGAAAAGCCAAGTCAACAGTCAAAGTTGAGATATAACCAAATGCCAAATGAACTATTGCACTTGCAACCATGGAAGACCCTATATCCATATCTACTTCTATGAAATTCTCCCCTGTGCAATATTTACAGGAAAGGGCACGCCCAATTACACAAATAGCCTGCTCTCCAACAGCTTTTCTAACAATCCAAGGACCTTTTACAATGTTGGCAATCAGCTTTAGCCTTGAGTTTCTGAATGCATTGTCACCCTTCAAAAATTTGTCCATTAGGGAATCCTCAACAACTGGCTCTGTGGCTGTAAAATAAGCAATGGCACTATAGTTATCCTTGGTTGGGACTTGAATATTGAAGGCCCATACAAAGGGTTTATCAGCTGCTGGAAACTCATTATCAATGACCTTCCTAACTCGACTATTTGGATCGTTCAATATCTCCCCAATTTTCACAGAACTTTTAATCCAATCAAAACCAATAGGCTTCAGCAGATAATCACCAGCAGGAACCTTAACCCTTGTCTTAAAATACTCAGGGCCTCTGACCATGAATGCATCACCAGGAGGGGTAGCCCAACCATTTGAACAATTATCTGGCTCAAGAAGTGGAACTGCCCCTTCAGATATTATCCTATCTATCCATTCAGATTCCTTTATATCACCAACGCTGGCCATGTGGATGCTGCTTCCCCAGCAATAACAATATTAGCTTCTTTATAGTAATGAAAGTAAAATGGAAACGCTTACTTTACCAATATGATTGCAAGATAAACAAGAATGCTGAATGCACAAGTCCCAAGATCATCCAAACTCCAAAATTTACAAGCATTGCTGAATATAGAAAGAATCTGTCTCTAAGGAAAGATCATCCCTAACTCCCAGTAAAAAGGGCATATACCCAATAAGCAACCATGACCAAATACGGAAATCAAAGTAGACTTATTGTCAGTAAATTTCATTGACAGAACTCCTATAGGGTTTTAAAACTTCAAACCATGATCATGGACTTCCATTGAATTCTGCTAGCATAACAGAACCAGATGAACAACAATAATTCATTGACTTTTTCTACATAATATACAACCTTTGTGTCATTGAGCAGCCAACTAC includes:
- the LOC137835798 gene encoding uncharacterized protein isoform X1, with the translated sequence MEASELDEGMKVLDSCLTNINWRLKPSSKRRLQLDMLALITRMRPVVMVDYGGIMPQLQHHLSSLLQLAQTESLIFEHIRLMVIQDMIYLIHLTELTHFLNSTFNSRQPLLFVDLQSENPKMVTKIEESQLAMQLVSIQRLFLTIFSPERTTDPSPSQEVKCTDETNATCQSQSLPSRSTADCIDLSDCMDNTDITVPTLNGWLLGYPVVYLFGKEHIADAIYNLSNKYLHIFQVFVCRNSALKKGTQAEELLSFSVPYDLSMRGSNEQWAEAFLAHIQAKWERCANAWKSLKMEVSECHPQAIVL
- the LOC137835798 gene encoding uncharacterized protein isoform X2; the encoded protein is MEASELDEGMKVLDSCLTNINWRLKPSSKRRLQLDMLALITRMRPVVMVDYGGIMPQLQHHLSSLLQLAQTESLIFEHIRLMVIQDMIYLIHLTELTHFLNSTFNSRQPLLFVDLQSENPKMVTKIEESQLAMQLVSIQRLFLTIFSPERTTDPSPSQEVKCTDETNATCQSQSLPSRSTADCIDLSDCMDNTDITVPTLNGNSALKKGTQAEELLSFSVPYDLSMRGSNEQWAEAFLAHIQAKWERCANAWKSLKMEVSECHPQAIVL
- the LOC137835795 gene encoding B-box zinc finger protein 24-like, encoding MKIQCDVCERAPATVICCADEAALCAKCDVEVHAANKLASKHQRLLLQCLSNKLPRCDICQDKPAFIFCVEDRALFCQDCDEPIHSPGSLSANHQRFLATGIRVASSSICTKDNENSHLEPPNRNAQQVSTKVPSQQVPSFTPSWPVDDFLELTGYESPEKKESLQFGELEWLTDAGIFGEQFIQEALAAAEVPQLPVTHNSSSVASYRTSKSYMSQKKPRIEVQNNDDDDEYFTVPDLG
- the LOC137835796 gene encoding protein ENHANCED DISEASE RESISTANCE 2, whose translation is MASVGDIKESEWIDRIISEGAVPLLEPDNCSNGWATPPGDAFMVRGPEYFKTRVKVPAGDYLLKPIGFDWIKSSVKIGEILNDPNSRVRKVIDNEFPAADKPFVWAFNIQVPTKDNYSAIAYFTATEPVVEDSLMDKFLKGDNAFRNSRLKLIANIVKGPWIVRKAVGEQAICVIGRALSCKYCTGENFIEVDMDIGSSMVASAIVHLAFGYISTLTVDLAFLIESQLESELPEKVLGAFRFSDLDPASAREIEPSSAVNCDDVQTSLPTRLWKSIGQGFSHILHSGPQEDGSSSGSQHAKPVVDHKDNPTDVKN